Proteins from one Oscillatoria nigro-viridis PCC 7112 genomic window:
- a CDS encoding thermonuclease family protein gives MKGTVINNLKLIKVIDGDTIKVLLENEQESIRFVCLDTEESQHGSDKPVTNAGILASKWAKNYFGANEQGIPSGDVRVNLEFDTNDPVQVCLVKHRDNYGRLLCYVYKAGDRENSNVRIVQEGWSPYFVKYGRSRLYHRQFVEAEVEAQVKGLAIWNPATNAGGNRRDYTTLIPWWHLRDSVAEDYRYFGIKAGVLSVRLDYNRLVEAAKNGNQVTVFCDLQSGINQWTGNGALIYAGSKFQKFNLWIPDKNSAVSQTILRLIEIRYAKSGRGYVYVSGTPSLYPPNADGKPQITIADAKQLADFPPVE, from the coding sequence ATGAAAGGCACTGTCATCAACAATCTAAAACTAATCAAAGTCATCGACGGTGACACAATTAAGGTACTTCTGGAAAACGAGCAAGAATCCATTCGGTTTGTTTGTCTGGACACTGAAGAAAGCCAGCATGGAAGCGATAAACCTGTCACTAATGCGGGTATATTGGCATCGAAATGGGCAAAGAATTATTTCGGGGCAAATGAGCAAGGCATACCTAGCGGCGATGTCCGAGTCAATCTCGAATTTGATACGAATGACCCCGTTCAGGTTTGTTTGGTTAAGCATCGGGACAATTATGGGCGGTTGCTTTGTTATGTCTACAAAGCCGGAGATCGTGAAAATTCTAATGTACGAATCGTGCAGGAAGGATGGAGTCCTTACTTTGTCAAATACGGTCGTTCGCGCCTCTATCATCGTCAGTTTGTAGAAGCGGAGGTGGAGGCTCAAGTCAAAGGGCTGGCTATCTGGAATCCAGCAACCAATGCGGGCGGTAATCGCAGGGACTATACGACGCTAATTCCCTGGTGGCATCTGCGGGACAGTGTGGCAGAGGACTACCGGTACTTTGGCATTAAAGCCGGAGTGTTATCGGTGCGCCTGGACTATAATCGCCTGGTGGAAGCTGCCAAAAATGGCAACCAAGTTACGGTATTCTGTGACTTGCAATCAGGCATTAATCAATGGACTGGAAATGGTGCGCTTATCTATGCCGGGTCAAAATTTCAAAAGTTTAATCTGTGGATTCCAGATAAAAATTCGGCAGTATCTCAGACCATTTTGCGACTGATTGAAATCCGCTATGCCAAATCTGGTCGGGGTTATGTGTATGTCTCTGGAACCCCGAGTCTTTATCCACCGAATGCGGATGGGAAGCCTCAAATCACGATCGCAGATGCCAAGCAACTCGCTGATTTTCCACCGGTCGAGTAG
- a CDS encoding caspase family protein, producing MPQGLALTIGLNSVDPAHYGGWSGELRACEADAEDMAEIAKSRHFTVKTLLTASATRSKVISEMNQAATTLQSGDIFVLSYSGHGGQVPDLNGDEIDDRDDETWCLYDGQFIDDETYNLLGKFATGVRILVFSDSCHSGTVTKQAYYQGTIAARSATPATTDVKYRHMPNPIILRTYRQNKAFYDSILENKTLKESREAVRASVLLISGCQDNQLSADGNFNGLFTGNLLRVWNNGQFKGDYRRFHKAIKRNMPPDQTPNYFRVGAIDQNFEKQPPFTV from the coding sequence ATGCCACAAGGACTTGCTTTAACAATCGGTCTGAATTCCGTCGATCCTGCTCATTATGGCGGCTGGTCGGGTGAATTGAGAGCTTGTGAAGCCGATGCCGAAGATATGGCTGAAATTGCCAAATCTAGACACTTCACCGTCAAAACGCTTTTAACCGCATCTGCGACGCGATCAAAAGTCATCAGCGAGATGAATCAAGCTGCTACAACCCTACAATCAGGTGACATATTTGTGTTGAGTTATTCTGGTCATGGCGGACAGGTGCCTGACTTGAATGGAGATGAAATCGATGACAGAGATGATGAAACTTGGTGTCTTTATGACGGTCAATTCATCGATGATGAAACCTACAATTTACTGGGAAAATTTGCGACGGGTGTCCGCATCCTAGTTTTTTCTGATAGCTGCCATAGTGGTACTGTTACCAAGCAGGCTTATTATCAAGGGACAATTGCCGCTCGGAGTGCTACTCCTGCTACCACAGACGTAAAATATCGCCATATGCCAAATCCTATTATTCTGCGAACCTACAGGCAGAATAAGGCTTTTTATGACTCTATCTTAGAAAACAAGACCTTGAAAGAATCTCGTGAAGCGGTGCGCGCATCCGTCCTCCTAATTTCTGGATGTCAAGATAACCAATTGTCCGCTGATGGCAACTTCAATGGTCTTTTCACCGGCAATCTGCTGCGGGTTTGGAATAATGGACAATTTAAAGGAGATTATCGACGTTTTCACAAAGCAATTAAACGAAATATGCCACCGGATCAAACACCGAATTATTTTCGCGTCGGTGCTATTGACCAAAATTTTGAAAAGCAACCACCGTTTACGGTGTAA
- a CDS encoding LuxR C-terminal-related transcriptional regulator — translation MGRPYLRPISAAQSFSLAALELLRLTKHEAPVLFWIAKDKSNASIARVLGCTEGTVRKHLENLYKKLYKSGWMP, via the coding sequence ATGGGTCGCCCATACCTGCGCCCCATTTCAGCCGCGCAATCCTTCTCTCTTGCTGCTTTGGAATTACTACGACTCACCAAACATGAGGCTCCGGTTTTGTTTTGGATTGCTAAGGATAAAAGCAATGCCTCAATTGCTAGAGTGCTGGGTTGCACTGAAGGAACGGTGCGAAAACATTTGGAGAATCTTTATAAAAAACTGTACAAATCCGGATGGATGCCGTGA
- a CDS encoding DUF6006 family protein, with amino-acid sequence MSIFQGISKWARPDNQTFAAIVGAIAGAIATGVVTIVIAKLNPQPRPEIFIVSPDGKKLEIPASSLVPNDRAGSDTLSYNIKLSKSELDTIAPVTETLRELVPGLEQQNIIYADNKSQLEIVKQWLKDPNSGYPSLVQALKILLDNRQGIGNAVPLTIIQGKYLKGNPKNIPLTYDSDQLKQAYIESWKVKNSDSIFTKLDEIAPLNQSANKPDWSGKWNCNLDGRPAIIELTGNLDPNTCSVTDKGNLCTLIGSGNNVAGRLSDNGRAWQTLSVRPFFPERGERREYDHIIPLKLNNQPWLLLRHTWDKRYMSGYTIWEGRAFGIQCHR; translated from the coding sequence ATGTCTATTTTTCAAGGGATCTCTAAATGGGCGAGACCTGATAACCAGACATTTGCTGCAATTGTAGGTGCAATTGCAGGTGCAATTGCAACAGGAGTTGTGACAATAGTTATAGCAAAATTAAATCCACAACCACGTCCAGAGATTTTTATTGTTAGTCCTGATGGAAAAAAACTTGAAATTCCAGCATCATCGCTTGTACCTAATGATCGAGCTGGTTCAGACACTTTATCTTATAATATAAAATTATCCAAGTCAGAGCTTGATACTATTGCGCCTGTCACAGAAACACTAAGAGAATTAGTGCCAGGACTTGAACAACAAAACATAATTTACGCGGATAATAAAAGTCAATTAGAAATTGTTAAGCAGTGGTTAAAAGATCCAAATTCTGGATATCCATCATTAGTTCAAGCCTTAAAAATATTGTTGGATAATCGTCAGGGAATTGGGAATGCTGTTCCCCTCACAATCATTCAAGGTAAATATCTAAAAGGCAATCCAAAAAACATTCCACTTACCTATGATTCAGACCAATTAAAGCAAGCGTATATAGAATCTTGGAAAGTAAAAAACAGTGACAGTATTTTCACAAAACTTGATGAAATTGCGCCTTTAAATCAGTCCGCCAATAAACCTGATTGGAGTGGTAAATGGAATTGTAATCTTGATGGTCGTCCGGCAATAATAGAACTTACTGGAAATTTAGATCCTAACACTTGTTCTGTGACAGACAAAGGCAACCTCTGTACTCTTATAGGCTCAGGAAATAATGTCGCAGGACGATTGAGCGATAATGGTAGAGCTTGGCAAACTCTTTCTGTCAGACCTTTTTTCCCAGAACGAGGTGAACGCCGAGAATACGATCATATAATTCCCTTGAAATTAAATAATCAACCTTGGTTGCTACTCAGACATACTTGGGATAAGAGATATATGAGTGGCTACACTATTTGGGAAGGTAGAGCTTTTGGAATACAGTGTCATAGATAG
- a CDS encoding alpha-amylase family glycosyl hydrolase — MTFTDRNLTKKRPDSLKDFSLPRRESYFPSSADWRNEVLYFLLPDRFSDGQEDKRPLLNRQQLNQARPNLPNGQSWRFDKWAESGGDRWQGGTLKGLESKLDYLNQLGVTTIWVGPIFQQRGHLDTYHGYGIQDFLEVDPRFGTRQDLVSLVNKAHSKGLRIILDIIFNHSGCNWIYAPGTPGGEWEPPYTSGWYQFGSWLGDRGQPIAGQPQTDPEGVWPIELQEPDCYTRAGKGDLGRGELDDPNAEFRRSDFITLRDFQLDYPHLLDNLARCYKYWIALTDCDGFRIDTLKHVTYDQARNFCGAIKEFAANLGKSDFFLVGEIAGGDYNEDRYLDVVGQNLNAALDIGEMRGNLNQVAKGLMDPRAYFNGFDPGNAVMGSHRNLGRRHVSILDDHDHVFGEKIRFSSEAASDHQVIAGVALQLFTLGIPCIYAGTEQALAGPEPSERKWLPDWKGSDRYLREAMFGPSHPRQSGVAGLQAIDENLPGFGPFGTAGAHCFDPNHPVYVRLAAMAALRKKFPVLRLGRQYLRPTAIPFLNLPFGDRGLSGEIIGWSRVLDDEEAVCVLNSHGTDDRGARVLVDANLNPVGSSMTVILNTAQVGNPGYRGAHHVGSTVAVQRQDDIAYVEIQPIPASEFLILTNYP; from the coding sequence ATGACATTTACCGATCGGAATCTAACCAAGAAGCGCCCGGATAGTCTAAAAGACTTTTCTTTACCCCGACGTGAGAGTTACTTTCCATCCTCTGCCGATTGGAGAAATGAGGTACTTTACTTTCTCTTACCCGATCGCTTTAGCGATGGTCAGGAGGACAAACGCCCTCTACTGAATCGACAGCAACTCAATCAAGCCCGACCTAATCTGCCCAATGGACAGTCTTGGCGATTTGACAAATGGGCAGAGTCGGGAGGCGATCGCTGGCAGGGCGGGACGCTCAAAGGATTAGAGTCAAAGCTGGATTATCTCAACCAACTAGGCGTGACGACGATCTGGGTAGGGCCAATCTTTCAGCAACGGGGTCACTTGGATACCTATCACGGTTACGGCATTCAAGATTTTCTAGAGGTCGATCCTCGCTTTGGGACTCGCCAAGATTTGGTCAGTCTGGTCAATAAAGCGCACTCCAAGGGGCTACGCATTATCCTTGATATCATTTTTAACCATTCAGGGTGTAACTGGATCTATGCCCCTGGTACCCCTGGGGGAGAATGGGAACCACCCTATACGTCTGGTTGGTATCAGTTTGGCTCGTGGCTGGGCGATCGCGGACAACCCATTGCGGGGCAACCTCAAACGGACCCCGAAGGAGTCTGGCCGATCGAACTCCAGGAACCAGATTGCTATACTCGTGCCGGAAAGGGCGATTTAGGGCGGGGGGAACTCGACGATCCCAATGCCGAATTCCGGCGATCGGATTTCATTACACTGCGAGATTTCCAGTTGGACTATCCCCACCTCTTAGATAACTTAGCCCGCTGTTATAAATACTGGATTGCCCTGACAGACTGCGATGGCTTTCGGATTGATACCCTCAAGCACGTTACCTACGATCAAGCCCGAAATTTCTGCGGGGCGATTAAGGAGTTTGCGGCCAATCTGGGTAAGAGTGACTTCTTTTTGGTAGGAGAAATAGCAGGCGGAGATTACAACGAAGACCGTTATCTGGATGTGGTGGGGCAAAACTTAAATGCTGCGTTGGATATCGGCGAGATGCGGGGAAATCTTAACCAGGTTGCCAAAGGGCTGATGGACCCAAGAGCCTACTTTAATGGGTTTGATCCAGGGAACGCTGTAATGGGGTCGCACCGGAATCTCGGGCGGCGTCATGTTTCAATTTTGGACGATCACGATCATGTATTTGGTGAAAAAATCCGCTTTTCCAGCGAAGCTGCATCGGATCATCAGGTGATTGCGGGAGTGGCATTGCAACTGTTCACGTTGGGGATTCCTTGCATTTACGCGGGAACCGAGCAGGCATTGGCGGGGCCAGAACCCTCTGAACGCAAGTGGTTGCCCGACTGGAAGGGCTCCGATCGCTATTTGCGGGAAGCCATGTTTGGCCCCTCGCATCCCCGGCAATCGGGAGTAGCAGGACTACAAGCCATCGATGAAAACTTACCCGGCTTTGGGCCGTTTGGGACAGCCGGTGCTCACTGTTTCGATCCGAATCACCCTGTATATGTTCGGCTTGCGGCAATGGCGGCACTCCGCAAAAAGTTCCCTGTGCTGCGGTTAGGACGGCAGTATTTGCGACCAACCGCGATTCCCTTCTTGAATTTGCCCTTTGGCGATCGCGGACTGAGTGGAGAAATTATTGGTTGGTCGCGGGTTTTAGATGATGAAGAGGCGGTTTGCGTGCTAAACAGTCATGGAACGGACGATCGGGGAGCGAGAGTGCTAGTGGATGCCAATCTCAACCCAGTTGGAAGTTCAATGACGGTAATTCTGAATACGGCCCAAGTAGGGAATCCGGGTTACAGGGGTGCTCATCATGTGGGCTCGACGGTGGCAGTGCAGCGACAAGATGACATTGCTTATGTCGAAATTCAACCGATTCCAGCATCCGAGTTTTTGATTCTGACGAATTATCCCTAA